CGGGGACAGCGCTGCAGCTTTTGTGCCCGCGAGCCTGTGTTCCCTCCACCCCTTGAGTGTAGAAGTGGAGGAGACGATGGAGGAGGTATGATGAGTCCTGCCATTTAAAACTACTCAGACGCACGCCAtccattcattttatttctagaAAATACCATCTTTTTTGTTTAGTTTTCATTTTTTGTGCATGGTTTCACGTTCCATTTTCAAATCCTTCACCCCAAACCTAGCTGGATATTTTGGCCAGTATGCCCGATGTGTTTGGCATCTCCCAAGATGCTTTGTGCTCTGATGTCAAGACGGTTGAAAATGAGACATGCTCAGCAGAACCACGTGAACATCAGTTGGACCTGCTAGTTGTAAGTGAAGAAGATGCCAATGGAACAGATGTTTACCCCTAGTTTAAATCCTCAGCCTAAATAATGTCTCTCATATCTTGAAGTAGACCTGTTTGCATGGTTTCAGACACAGTAGTGCAGGAAAAACGTGAGGGATGTTCTCAGTCTGTTAAATGGCCTTTATTagtctgtattttatttttcttctataTACCCCCCCAGCGCAGACAGGACTGAACCATTTTCTGTTAAAATATCAGAAAATGATTTTGGTCTCATTGGAACAAACCTAGATAAATAAAGGTTCTAATAATAGATTTAGCTCGCCTCTCACTGTCATTCATTCTCTCCTGAAGGATGTTATAGACTGCCTCCCTTCTGAGTACACAGGTGAGCACGTTGGTCATTCACAAACAACCTTGATatggagttcttttcctccttccatttAATGCTTGCTGAAATACTTTTTTAgtgtctgaggaggagagctACAATGAGGCTGCTCAGACTCTGTTGGCCATCGGCAACCTCGCTCCAGGTGCAACGTCTGCAGAAAATCATTCTGCTTTAAAAGCAGGTGAGTCACCCGTGTCACGTCATTCAGATCACGTGTTAAAGGACTGAAATTTGATGATGTTTTCACTTGCAGAGGCAGTCAGTGAGGGTGAAAGAACCCTAGAGACGGATCAAGGTACTGCATCAATGTCCGACAATAGGGAAATGGCTACTCATGGAGTCGCAGGTTCATCAGAGTCTGTCGGCAATACGGAACCACAAAGCAGTCTAAATGATAATGGCCATGCAGCTTCAGCTGGTGATCAGAAGACTGAGACTCCTCAGCTGCCACCAAGTGCAGAGAACTCAGAACAAATCTCTTCACAGGCCAAACCAAGACGCACGTCTAAGATAAAACCAAATCCTGTCCTCCGAACCTCGAGGGCTGTTCGGTCAAAAACCCAAGCAGACACACCTCCAGGAAGTGTGGAGAGCAACGCGGCTGCTCCCAGCAGCTCTGAAACCACTGAGATTCCATCAGCCACTGAAGTAAACAAGACAGAAATGAGTCAAAATTCATCATCCAATGAAATTTGTGAGGGAAAAGtccctgaagcagcagctggcagtCTGGAGAAGGACGCATCGACTGGAATGGAAACAAGTTTGGAGCCGATGACCACAGATGAAATTGTGACGCCGGGGACATCTGAGAGTGCAGGTTTAGCTTCAGACAAGCCAGCCACCGATGCTTCTGTTTCAGATCCAAACATGGGAGACGACTCAGCTGCCAGTCAAAAGGAAGAGGGCAGAAATGCCCTTCACACCAGGAAGAGGCGCTTCCAGAAAGCCAAACCCAACTTACCGACGACACCAAGAGCGGCACGTTCAAGATTTCAAACCACACAAGGCTCCGCATCAACTCCGGACCCTGAGCTGAAGTCGGCTGAGACGGACATCTCATCCCCTGGCAGCAGACAGGACCTGGGCTCTGACTCGCTCCCATCAGAGACGGGCCtgacagcagagaagaaaacTGAGCCAGAACGTGTGCGTCAGTTGCTCTCAAGTGTAGCAGCCTCGGATCAGATTACTGTACGTACACAAGAGGCCACGACAGAACTCGGCTCAACTGAGGCTGTAGGAGAACAAATACATTCCCACATGGGTGAAAAGGAACCGTtaccagaacctgcagcagttaCATCCAGTGACCCTTCTGCTTCATGTCCTATCAACAGGGAAGACccagctgtctgtcagagggGAGCAATGGAATCTTCATCCACTAATCCTGTCAGGAAGGGTCGATTCCAGAAAGTCAGGCCCAAACCAAACCTAGTGTCAATAGCCAGAAGCGTGCGGTCCAATCCAACAACCTCGAACCCACCCTCGACCCCACGGAGCTACGAGGCAACAGGGGGCCAGGCTACAGGGCCACCTGCGATCACCTCTCCTGTTAGGATCATTGACGGTGCTGCTTCTGGGTCGGGTCTGTTACCAACACCTGACACCAGCTCAAGTGTCACGGCGCCCCAGGATCCTATTATGACTGAGGCAGAACAGACAGGTGTGGGTGTCGAGGGCCAAGCGGAATCGAGTGTTGATCCGAGCACCTCGCTAAACAAAGACCTGCCTGTCACTCAGGAAGGGACGGCTACTACCTGCCCGACGAGAAAAGGTCAGAGGCTCAAACCCAACCTGCCGCAGACGTCGAGAAGGGCCCGGTGTAAACCTCAGAGCGCAGAAGAACCTGTCGCAGCCACGCTTGTGGAGAAACCTCTCTCCTGTGATGTCTCAGCATCACAGAATGACCAGATTTCAAGCGCAGGTCCTGCTGGAACGCCAGACATGGCAGCCCCCTCAGCGACCTCTCAACTATGTCCCGTGATGGATTTGACCTTAGCTGAGGACCAGGGGAAGAACGTTGGAAGTTCAGAGTGCCCTGCAAAACACGAACCGCAAAGAAGGCGACGTTTTGCCAAAGCAAAGCCCAATTTTGGGTCATCTGCTAGAAATGTACCAGCAAAACTACCTCCCAGTGACACCAGTAAAGCCTCAGAACAGCATCATGAGGACACACAGATACTCCTGCCACCCACAGAACGAGACGGTGAGCATTCCATGTCAACAGGAAAGTCTGGAGACAGCCAAAATGATGAAGTCATGGCCTCTCATCGCGTTGCCACGGCAATCCACGGGGTCGCCCACAACCGGTCGGCAAGGACAGACTCAGACACTCCATCAGACGATGCAGCTGACGTTTCTCAGGTCCGGCATCCAGAAAATGTCTCAGCTGGGACAGAAATGAAATCTGTCCGCGTGGAACCGTCGCCTGGTGTGAAAGAAAGCCCCCAGCAGGCCTGTTCAGAGCGGAAAAGTGGAGATCCACACACTTCTGGAACAGCTAAAGCCACTTCAGTGACCCAAAGGTGACGCAGTTTAACGAGTAACTTTTGTTGCTGTGATTTATTAAAGATGACAGGCATTGTTTCCATTTGAAGCAGGCGGGGTGATCAGTCAGAGCCTgtggcttttgcaaaagcctTAGCAGTTCTGGCTCGAAGAGGCCGGCTCGTTAGGCCAAAACCCAACCTGGGACCCAGCAGCAGATCCAAACAGAGCCAGATTTTaacacagagagaaggaggTTTGAGGGCCATAAAGGTTTGACTTTTCTTTGCTGCCCAGGAACAGTATTTTTACTCCTGCTGTCTTCTGTAAATCCACAGATTGTAGCTCCAGCGATGCGCAGGTTTCCACACAGCGACCGATAGGGGGCGCCGTTGAACAAGAAAATCCTGCTGCTGGCGCGTCATCAGAGGTTCTTGATCATGTGGATCAGCCACACGCTGTCGCTGGACCACCTCTGGGCAGTTTAGACGAAGTGAGTTATACTCAGGTGAgcttcagagcagcagccatgtgTTCAAGGCTGTTTCAGCTggtttcagggttttttttaacctctgtCCTAGGATTTAACCACATCCAGTGCAGCTGGCCACCAAATTCCGGCAGATTTCATGCTTTCGGAGAGTAAGTCATGAGATCACCTTCCTTTATCCTGACGGTGATAGTAGCTTAAACCCTTCTCCCTCTTCAGTGCTGTCAGGTCAAGTCCCCGCAGACCCAGATGAGACATTTTTCATCCTGTCCCTGACTGAGATTCCGCTGTGCTCGCTGCGAGAGATGGGGGACAGCACCTCAGAGCCCCTTCTTCCTGTAGCCGAGCTgtcccaacagcagcagaggtttgtGCCCCACTCTGCACACTCCTGGATTCAGTTTGGCCTTCGATTCAGTACATTTCTTCATCCCCTTCAGTGTTTCAGAGGAATCTCTGGGCGAGCCGCCCGCCCAGGTCGTTGTGTCCATTAAAGAGGGCGGCCTGGTCACGGTGGGGGGTGTCCCTCCAGACCCTGCAGCtcataaagtaaataaagtagGAACTTACAGAGCTGTCACTCAGCAACAGTTTTTCTCATTTCTTACTTGTCTCACCTTCATTAGGGTTCTGACCTTGACAACCCAGTGGATCCACACGGTAGAGTGATgaaatgttctgttttctttaacCTGGTCACGCCGTCCGCTCAGAAATGGTAACTGTGTTATGTCTCTGAAACAGAGAGCGTAGCCGTGGAAGCGTCCACATCACCAGCAGCTGAACGTCGGCCTCCCAGACCGAGACGGAGGCACGGTCAGAGCACAGCGGGTACATGAGTTCAGCCATGAAACCTGCTCTAACAGAGCCAGCGCACACCTTTGATCACGTCCTCCTTTATCTCCAAAGCAGCCAAACAGCATCAAAGAAAGAAACGCGGCAGGGGCGCCTCGGAGCTTCCTGGACCTCTGCCAGAGCCAGAAGGACACCTTCGAAACGTGACTCCGGGAGGTGGGACGGACGCCAAAGACGCCCgctcagcagcaggaaccaCACTCACAAGGACAACGCGTCTCCGTGCTTCTTCACATGGTTCTCCGTGTgatgaacacaaacactccGCAGTCTCCCCACCACACAGCATCGCTAAAACGGCGGCGGCGCAGCAGGACACGGCCTCGGCTCCCCCTCCCGCTCCGCCACCACCAGCCGAAGAGGACGCGGAGCTGATCTCAGACACAGAGGTGGATCCAGGACCACTTTAAATGAAGCATTAGCCGTGTGTAATTTGGCCGATTTCATCAGCGTTTGTGTCTTTCTGTTCCACAGGAGAACGACGGGACGGAGCAGCCGCCCACAGGCGTGTCTCAGTACTTCCTAAGTGACATTTTTACAGAAGTGGAGGATGAGTGACGGCCGTAGAGATGGATGAGTGGCAGCAGGTGCCTTTTTTCATGTTGACTTCAAGGAACGCTTAATTTATAGTTAGTATTTATAGTGAGAGTTCTTGTCCCATTATTGTTTCGCGAATACCTCCCTACTAATCCTTCACCTGTGCTGCCTGATGCGCAGCACAACTGTCGTGTATATAGTGTAGATAtgttaaacattaaaatgtccTTGTACAGCTCAATTATTGGTTTGCTAAAGTCAAATATAGACTGATAAAAGATGTCCACCCGCATCATTGGACTCAGGAAAGGTTTATCTCCTGAACATCATTgttgtaaataaatgtttttaactCTCAATAATTGTGTTGAATTTATTATGCAGACTTCAATGAAGCCTTCAATCAGGGCCAATtaatccagtcctcaagggcaaGAGTCCACtcgggttttctgtccaaccagaAGCACAAACTGCTTTCTCCAAAGTGGGATTCCAGCCGAAGGCGGCGtttacctggtaggacagaaaaccggGCTGGAACACCGGGCCCAAAATCCAGCCCTCTGCGACTTAAACTGACCCTAAAAATCCTTGAATATTAGCATTTTCCTGGTTATTTTATTACAATGTAGCTCCTGTTTCTGTTACTAAGCGACGCTAATCCTGAGCACGCTCCCACAGTCGGGACTGAAACTGAGGGATCTCGGTGTTGGGTAACTAGGTCCGCCTCTCGCTTTGGTTCAACTGTAGAGATCGTGCAGGTCATTTCCTGGAGACGGGAGCGGACCTCAGCCACCACAGGGGTGGACATGAGTGGAAACGGCACGGTCAGTTAAATGCAGTGTTATTTTATGGGTTTGGAGATTTAGACTGAgctattttaaatgtttgcaaTACCTGACAGGAAAGGATTATAATCTGTTCAAATCATCATACTGAAGAGAGTGATGGAAACGAGACAGCAGCCTTTAaaaagggatggggggggggcccaGCTCTTATTTCTGGACATCAGTCTGCAGCTCGTGCGAGGTTGACCTTGACTCAGCAACAAGAGCCAGTTAAAAGTTCAAAGGTTCAACAGACCGCTTGAAAAGGTTGCAGCATTTTCAAACTTTGACCCCCAGGAATGCTTTGTCTCTTTGGATAATGtttgagagagagggagcttGAAATAACGTCACTCTTGTAGGCATCTtagcgacctttgaccccacggCCACATGCTTGATTCAGTCACACTAGCTGAACAGACAGCAGGCTCTAGGAATCCGCCCAATAACAGGCTGAGTCAAGGCAATATGAGTTACGCAACAGGCGGCTGACCCCGAGAACTGGACCCTGATGTGGGTGGTTAAGGCAGAGTGAGCCTCGCCGGTATGTAAGAGCCTCTGATCCTTTTTTCAGATTACAATTGTCTTAAAGTGACGGGAAAATCTCCCCATGCTCTGCAAAAAAGCAAGTCCAAGAACCTCATCTTGCTGCTCATAGTGTTATGCATTAATaattgtatatatttatatagctATTGTTTCAGCAAACATGATGAAAAATACAACCTAGAGCGTCTCTTGCCCCCCCATTTAAATAGATTCTTGAAAGCTGGTGGGATGGTGaagtgatgaagatggagagggaggTGCAGATGCGAGAGGGGCCGCGAAGCTGCTGGCGGCTTGTTCCAGGGTGGATCAGGCCCTGGAGGCTTCCAAGAGCCCCCTGACCTCCAACACCCACCTTCTGGCCCTGCTTAGCCACCTGCAGCAGATGAGGACGGATCGAGTCTCGGAGGAGATGCGACGCAACTCGGTTGGACTGGGAATTCTGGCAAAGGCTCAAAACCAGTAAATTCAAAAAAGGTGATGTGTCTCCTgtcagccactagagggcagatgAGCTCGTTTTCTCTCCCACCCTAACGTCatttaaaaaggcttttctcCTGCAGGCCCCCTGAAGAACGAACACCCTGTTTGGGGACAATTGCAGTTTCAGGTCAGCCGATGCACaattaaatggaatttaaacAAACTAATGTCAGTGTTATATTTCACACTGGCGATGTAATTTCGACAGATCTGAGAATCCCACTGATGTGGAAAGACTACTTCAGAAACAGTTGAGGCAGGTGGTGTTTGTGTGATGACGGAAACATGTAATTAAGCCATCAACAATAGTTTAAGGAATTTGAAGCCTGGCTGGCAAACCCATGGCATTTCACTGACTTCCTTGAATGTGCTTGATTCCTGAACACAGATGAGGAAGTTTCTATTTATAttttctgcagaaaaacacTGCTGTGTCGTGTTCTGCGTGCTTCTGTGTGGAACAGAGATCCAGGACACTGATCTGGTGATGGTGGACAAGACGCTCACCAACATCTGTTTTGAAGACCCAATCATTTAGTAAGGCGGTTTGGTTCTACGTCTGCATTTGATGAACGTCCACTTTATGGGCACCTCaactacgtgtgtgtgtgtgtgtgtgtgtgtgtgtgcgtgcgtgtgtgtgtttgtgtgtgtgtagcagcaaCGTAGGTCCAGGCTTTCTGCTTTGTGTTCAGCTCTACAGCAGCTCTGTGGCAAACAACCCGTCCACGCGGACTTCAGGATCCAGGAGACGGAGCCGCCTGGGGGGTTGTCCTGCCTTTGCCCGTATgcagctgggagaggctccagcaccctccctgtgacttTGAAAGGGATAAcgcaagaaaaggaaaacaagaacaTCTAAACCATTTTCAATTAAGCAAAAGTAGCCTCATACTTCCCAGATAAGGTCAAGTGGGCCCCCGGGGGCTCAGGCTGGGACCCATTGCACAAACCATGACGCCAGCATGCTGCTCGGAGAATGAGACCTTGTCTCTTTGAATGTGAAATGCTGTTCTTGGCGCGTCTGCTTCTGTCACTTTGTGGCCTACGCTGGAAGCACTTAATAACCCCAATAACGCTGAGAGCTGAGTCACAGTCAAACTCAATGTTGTGTAAATGCAGAAACCTGTCAAATGTTGAACTGTTGCACTATGAGGCGGGGAtggatgacacacacacacacgataatATGTTTCATTACAGCACACACAACGTTGCGGTAAGGTTTCAATCAAGGCTGCTGACAGACACATTTACCTCTGCTGTCAAAATCCAGACAGATATTTTTTTCATTAGCTGCTGTCAAAAGAAATGTTTGAATGCACCTGTATACCAAAGATTCCTTCTGCTGAGAGGTGAAATTAGCCCCTAAGCCAAACGTGTTCATTAGTTTCACCTGCTCATCAAAAGAAAACTGATATCAATCAATTGACATTCTTCAATGACACATCGGGATACATCTTTTCAAAGGTTTATCTTTAATTATGGACATATAGAATGCTGTCTTAAAAACAATACAAATTGTAAATGTGTACAAAAACGGCCTGCACAATTAAAACTAATAAAGTCTTCGTTGAGCAGACATGATGATGCAGCGGGGTGTTTTAAAAAGGTCTTTGGTTTCCTGTTGTTAGTGTTGAAACTATTCTACTGTAAAGGAAAATCACACATTCAAAATCAGAACACAGCACGGGTGTGGATCTGGATCCCCTCTCAAGGAGTCGGGCTCCAGAAGGTGCGTGGAGGTGAGCCTGACCAGCTCTAGCTGGTGCCTTTCTACCGCCCACACAAGCTCGGGCTCCTTCCCCCCCAGCATGGTGACATTCCACGTCCCTGTAGTCAGAGTTTTGGTCCGAGGTCTGGGTCGTCCTGGCCAAGACTGCCACCCAAACCACACTGCACCGGCCCCTCATGAGAGGACGGTTTAAAAAAGAGACCATTCTGTGCTGGTCACAGCTTGTTCATAAGGAACACCATGTCGAGCATAAGGCCGTTCATCAGTGTTGATAAAGGGACGGGCTGAGCTGTCACCTCATCACTGGTACTGAGTCGGATCCACTGGCAGGGGAACAAGTTGGACCTGGCAGACCCTTGCAATACGTGGGGGTTTGTAGTGGACCACGTTTGTAACGGCCACGAGGACTCTGGTGCCGGGGCGGTGACCCCCgaacctgctggtggacacTGGGAGTAGGGGAAGCCGTCAAGAGTCCCATGGgtccatgttggcctgtggccAAGCAAGAGAGTGTTTTGTTGAGTGACAGAAACTAATGTCAATAACCCCCAAACGATTAAACGGGAAAAGTCTCACAAATACTTGAATGAGATTTTCTAATTAGGATCCACAGATGTGCGCTCTGTTGTCAAGAGTTTCCATCCAAATCGTCGTCTTACAGATCATCTATAGGAGAGCACGAAGGTGTGTTCAAAGCCCGACCCGATCTTTTGGCACGCCGCCGCCTCATCACAGCCCGAGTGCTCTTCACAGTCCACATTCATGCTGAAATCTTTCTGCAGCAGACAACAAATCAAGATAATTGCAGCGTGCTATTAGGCTCTGACATGTGATATACTGCAGATGTATGTACTTAATTATCATTCCTATATGTTCTGTACGTGTCTGCAGACTTTAAGCTATCGGGTAGCAGTATGTATGTACTGTAGCTGCAGCCACCTCAGGCATATACTGATCTTCACCACTTCATATCACATTTAGATTAAATGGACATTCTTATTATCATTTGTCAGGTCAGTGGAAACAGTGCTGCGACCTCCTCGTGAAGGTCGACACCGCCGGGTCCCATAAAGCCACCATCTTCAAGAGGCGTCCGCTGCGGGATGACAGACCAAGAAAACCTAGAAAAACAGGGTGTTGCTCACCCTGCAATTTAGAGTTCTATGGAACTATGGTATAGAGTAGCTGCTGTTCCACAGAGCGACTTTAAATATCACAAGGGTTATTGCATCACATTCCTTTCATCACCTGCAGACAGTAAACCCAACAAACGAGTTGGCATTAATAGCAGGATGTGAGTGAGGATAAATATCAGTCTCTGCACAGACGTCACCACCATGAGTGAGCACATTATACGTCGAATGTTTCCGATAAACCGCGGCAGCAGTGAAGCAATATCGCGGCTGCCATTGTGACGCACGCGACATGCAGTTCTTATCTGAAACGGACTTTTGATGTCTTGTGTTTTAGCGCCTCCGCCGTGCCCCAGAGGAGGGCTCGTATCAGGATTTACCGGCCGCGCTTTTCTGCATTCTTATTCTAAGAAAGGTGGATGGCATGTTTCAGCTGCTGTTGACATCAATGTAGATGCACCTGATTGTAGCACAgcagcacggggggggggcatgaacGGCATCTGCCCCCGGCGTCTATGAATAGAAATGTACACATTTCGCAACCAGCTACCTCTGAAATAATGACACAGTCCAGCAAAATTCCTGAATGCTGACAACTGGCAAACAATGCTGCGTTTAAATCTCTTTCTGCAGTGGCCGTTTCTTCAGATTTCCGTCTCCTATAAGACCCGTGCGAAGGATCAGGCTCAGCCATAATTGGCTGGGACTACTTGCTGGGTCGGTCCGCTCGTGACAATACAAACGTTAACAATCGGAAGCTTGATGAATTGTCTATTTGCCTTTGATGAGGTCAGGAGTTGAATCACTGCAgaggcagacaaacaggcaCAATGACTCGCCTCAATGGGCCTCCCATGCCTTCTGAATCGATCACCACAGAGAAACCTATGTTGTCTTTTTGGCACCTAATTTGACTTCTGTGAACGGCAAACAGTCAGACAAAGCACGCCGGTGTTGAATGCTACAGATGTTGTTCAAGGGTGTTGCGGTTTGACAGAATAATGCCAGAGATCAGTGGAAATGATGACCTGGGGGACGAGTCTCACATCGGATCCGTGTGAAACAACCAGTGATTGGCTCCGTACAATGTGGGCTTTGTAAACTTGGAACACTCTGAATGGGACTGTTCTGCTTGGCTCACAACTGTCACTTGTGAGGTCTTTTTCCATCCACAGATTTATTTGTTTGAAGGTAACCGGCAGCACGGCCTGAAATCATCTCTCAATTGCTTTCAAGAATGTTGTTGTGATCACCTATTGGGCATTGTCTCTTTGTTCTCCACAGAGAGGGCATGGTGTAATAGGAACATTTTAAAGAATTCAGCCTCCGCCTGCGAAGGTTCCAGCCCTGCTTAGCCGTTGGCACAACAGTAGTAACACTTCACACTTCGCTTCAGAGTAATAGGCCTAATAAAGGGCCTTATCTTTCTGTCagctaattgtgtgtgtgtgtgtgtgtgtgtgtgtgtgtgtgtccagcagatTTAACATTCACTTTGTTCCTCTTAACTTTGCAGTTGTTGAGCTTTCACTGGACCTGCCAGGACCTAAATAACTCGCCTCAGCACACATGGACATGATGGTGTGTgatgatatatttatatatactatGTATAGGTATTCTGGACTAATAAATTAACTCCAGCTTTACGAAAGCTTAACAAATTGTGGGGGTTTTTTGCACATAGAGCCCCAAAGCGTTCCATCTCAATCAGAAGTTGCCCCATACTTGCAAAATTTATTGAAAAAtcttatatatatttatatgatcacatttaaaacaattacAGTGCGTTACAGTCTAAAAACTGAATAATGAACCGAATCTTAAATAGGAAAAGCTCATCCTGTTGGGGAAGGTCAGTTGGCAACtagtgtgaaaacacacataaagCAGGAAAGAGTGTTGTTAAAGTTTTACTGGAGGTAAATAAGTAGtttcataaaattaaaaaactCACAAAGATCTTAAAGTCCATTTACAATCATTGTAAATTGGCTTCCAATCACCACAGACATGAACAGATCACAGGGAGCTGGAGATGATTCTCTTCAGCTTCATCACCTCCTCAGAGGAGAGCTGCAACACGGGCGTGGAGCTGGAGTCCAGCAGGTGCACGGACGAGGGGCCCGGCGCCCACGTCCTGCTCCCCCTGTGGACCGCCGGACCTGTGATCTCTGGGTCATCGGAATCCCAACTGTTGGGGCGTTGGGAGCTGCGTGACATATTAGCATCCTGCTCACCATACAGATCCTGGCCGGTGGCATTTTTTAGGTGGCAACCCGGAGGTAAATGTAAGGAGGCGGTGAAAGCTGACTGGCTCATGTGTGGATGCCTATAACCAGGGTGGATGACGGGCGATGTCCTCTGCCTCGGCCTCGGATCCTTGCTGATCTGGGGGGGATTTTGGAGGTTCGGGGGAAGCGTCAGGGTGGTGGGCTGGTCTTCTGCTTCAAAACATCTCCTCTGCCTGGAGGGCTCCTCCGGCTTCTGCTCTGGCTCTGCGGCCGGAGACCTGCACTGCTTGAGCCAGTTGTAAAGCGCCGACAGCGGCACCTCGAtttccacctccccctccttgtTCCGGCGAGGCGGGCCGGGCAGGAAGTGGCTCAGGGGGAGCTTGCTAACGTCTGGACTTGAGCTTTTACTTTGTTTTACCTCTACAACGAGGTCTGTTTTTGGAGAACTTGGCTTTGGCGCTGTAAAGTCAGCACCTATGTCCGTTTGACCCCGAGCAGCGGCTGCGTACGCCATGCTGCTCGAGTCTGCGGCGCCAGCGTAGGCCTCTTGGCCATTCACGGGAAATGAATGTATCGAGCCTCCAGAACCGGCCTCATTACTCTGGGCCTCTCGCCTTCCGCTCACCACCTGCGTGCACTGGGAACTGTACAGAGAGAAGGGCTTGTTCAGAAACTTAGGGTTCTTGCTGGACAGGGGCGCGGAAAACGAAGACGCGGGCTTGGTGTCGGGGTCCCGTCTTGGCCCCTTCATGCTGAGGTTGAGCGGCTCGGTCAGCCCGGAAGAGTTCTTGTAGCACTCGGCCAGGTAACGTAGGTTATCCAGGGGCTCCTGAGCTGGTGCCGCTTGGCTATAGGGTTCAACGGCTGGCTGTGGCAGCTGAGCCATGGGCAGCTCAGGAGGTAACACAGGAGGTAACACCGGGGAGTGGTAGTAGGGGGGGCACTGGAGCGGCATGCGGAAGGCGCTCCCATGCTGGTCTCCGTGGAAGGGAGGTGGGTTTTGCTGGGAAAAAAGTATATCCGTTAGAGGCTGAAGGGACTGTTGTAGTAAATTTGGGACACACCTTTTTCAAGTCTGCGGTTTATCTAAACAAAtcgctggggggaggggggggggaccaaccTGATGCTGAGGCACTGAGATGATCTTGCATTTGGCAGGTGGGCCGTCGTAGCCATAGCAACCATAGTCTGAGGAGTGGCAGTGTTTGTGCTGATGGTGAGGCAGCATGCTCAGCGACAAGCCCTTCAGGTGGAACTCGTACGGCAGGAGCAGCCTGCACCAAATCCAACAAACAAGGACTGGATTAGGAAT
The sequence above is drawn from the Takifugu rubripes chromosome 6, fTakRub1.2, whole genome shotgun sequence genome and encodes:
- the LOC101069937 gene encoding transcription factor TFIIIB component B'' homolog isoform X3, giving the protein MFRRSRFSVRPNVGAAGRTAAAPQEAPPVNQNNEDTSKITAPSDTDTAVAEKSATTPSENPSAQGDGSDQIADTSSAAVQRRKRFSVKPKVVPGRPSVLARTAKSPVKADRETPLNVPGKAEDGTENASQSSAAAAPRELPSTRRRRPSEDSQQSKIQPKPQPVPSDSSAAATEDLRNRSHQPADAGERLETTSDCQVKESPFKVPEKVPPSLPRKDVSEISERAKMLVSSKIGRSTSAASFSLSRLLNDPSDLHRLAKARKLRELLKEEAHKEKRLKRSKWQSKEFTLDPAKMTMRDLIHYLPESNPMNSCLEVAAPEDESVVSPFPEGEDPPERAQEPAGSQRDEGEDEDEEAADGDQDEALLVPQVKVAEDGSLIIDESSLTVEVQRAKGPNLIQDRDPIFERGSTTTYSSFRKGSYSKPWSNEETDMFFLAVSMVGTDFTMICQLFPHRARSEIKNKFKKEERQNSWRVDKAFRERRKLDIEYFSKLLEMILEVQKNRKKHRSLAQRNGTKKRKGKGKKAQKKLSDVEEEEEDEIPDLEEEEDDEDEDLCSESQAAVSPPKKQRKMSHGQEATTDERGRHSRDNGEQDKVCIPEAAEASPHDDDASTDRPVADPTASEDAAVKPDKPSPGRAARPLPRLDRKCVKKPPAPSTTSKNNTSGEADVTGNDAATDEANNEPSVQQCKKRKADDVSSDEEATKCQPLKPTRYGRMPKPTKPLTYPTKEDALSSPSEAPPASPTAPSAPRPKSKCPAKKKGKASVQEPKRPKLITLRASQSEYSDDDGEENQEWAGPQQQLGCASSGDSAAAFVPASLCSLHPLSVEVEETMEELDILASMPDVFGISQDALCSDVKTVENETCSAEPREHQLDLLVDVIDCLPSEYTVSEEESYNEAAQTLLAIGNLAPGATSAENHSALKAEAVSEGERTLETDQGTASMSDNREMATHGVAGSSESVGNTEPQSSLNDNGHAASAGDQKTETPQLPPSAENSEQISSQAKPRRTSKIKPNPVLRTSRAVRSKTQADTPPGSVESNAAAPSSSETTEIPSATEVNKTEMSQNSSSNEICEGKVPEAAAGSLEKDASTGMETSLEPMTTDEIVTPGTSESAGLASDKPATDASVSDPNMGDDSAASQKEEGRNALHTRKRRFQKAKPNLPTTPRAARSRFQTTQGSASTPDPELKSAETDISSPGSRQDLGSDSLPSETGLTAEKKTEPERVRQLLSSVAASDQITVRTQEATTELGSTEAVGEQIHSHMGEKEPLPEPAAVTSSDPSASCPINREDPAVCQRGAMESSSTNPVRKGRFQKVRPKPNLVSIARSVRSNPTTSNPPSTPRSYEATGGQATGPPAITSPVRIIDGAASGSGLLPTPDTSSSVTAPQDPIMTEAEQTGVGVEGQAESSVDPSTSLNKDLPVTQEGTATTCPTRKGQRLKPNLPQTSRRARCKPQSAEEPVAATLVEKPLSCDVSASQNDQISSAGPAGTPDMAAPSATSQLCPVMDLTLAEDQGKNVGSSECPAKHEPQRRRRFAKAKPNFGSSARNVPAKLPPSDTSKASEQHHEDTQILLPPTERDGEHSMSTGKSGDSQNDEVMASHRVATAIHGVAHNRSARTDSDTPSDDAADVSQVRHPENVSAGTEMKSVRVEPSPGVKESPQQACSERKSGDPHTSGTAKATSVTQSRRGDQSEPVAFAKALAVLARRGRLVRPKPNLGPSSRSKQSQILTQREGDCSSSDAQVSTQRPIGGAVEQENPAAGASSEVLDHVDQPHAVAGPPLGSLDEVSYTQDLTTSSAAGHQIPADFMLSEMLSGQVPADPDETFFILSLTEIPLCSLREMGDSTSEPLLPVAELSQQQQSVSEESLGEPPAQVVVSIKEGGLVTVGGVPPDPAAHKGSDLDNPVDPHESVAVEASTSPAAERRPPRPRRRHGQSTAAKQHQRKKRGRGASELPGPLPEPEGHLRNVTPGGGTDAKDARSAAGTTLTRTTRLRASSHGSPCDEHKHSAVSPPHSIAKTAAAQQDTASAPPPAPPPPAEEDAELISDTEENDGTEQPPTGVSQYFLSDIFTEVEDE